The Malus sylvestris chromosome 8, drMalSylv7.2, whole genome shotgun sequence genomic interval tctcacacacacagtTGACTTAAGATATTGATTTTCATCGAAGGAGGAGGGGGAGCttgtcaggtagtcgacagccggcacttcTATCTTAAGTCGAATCGTtgggatgcgatcataccaactcacatgtaCAGGATCCCATctaaactccaaagttaagcgagtttgagTGAGAATattactaggatgggtgacctgctgggaagtcctcgtgttgcatcccccacAACCGACCCCacctagtgggaaaaggcttagaagaagaagaagatcaaGTGATTTTGTTTACACCATTCTCGATATACATTGTTATAAATGCATTTTTGAGACTAGGAAAAAAGAGATCTGTTGTTTAAGGTGGTAGTAAAGATGAGAAATCAATCTTCCCGTTCTTGTTAAATTGTTCAAATATAGAGTTTATGACTTGCTGGCTATTTGGTTGGCAGGCTACATTCAAGATAACACTTGATGGTGTTCCGTCTGAACTAGTAGCCCTTTCTAACATGCCGATTcaagaagaaaaattgaatgGACATCTGAAGACAGTTTCATATGTGGAAACACCAATTATGTCTACATATTTGGTGGCCATTGTTGTTGGATTGTTTGATTACGTTGAAGATCATACTTCTGATGGTAAACTCCTACACAACATCCTTAGTTTCATGTGTATGTCAGTGCAACCTTTTTCTTGTTGATGTCACATTTGATGTCGTTACAGGGGTCAAAGTGCGGGTATATTGTCAAGTTGGTAAGGCAGACCAGGGGAAGTTTGCTTTGCACTTTGCTGTCAAGACACTTGAATGGTGCACAGAGTATGTGTAAAAGTTACTAATTATTCATATTCAAGTTGACAATTGCACTTGATGCATGTTATGGACTAATGTAGCAGTTTCTctagattttttttccttttcattatAGAGATAAAAAAAGCATTTgccatggtctttatagatttggaaaaagcgtaagACATGGTCcgtcccaaaaaaaaattatttggagGATTCTAGAGAAGAAAAAGTAGAGTAGCATATATCTAAgcaataaaggatatgtatgatggagaATGACAAaatgaaagctttcccataaccaTAGGGTTACACCAAGGCTCAGCTTTAAgtccttatctttttgcgttgATAATGGACGAGCTTacgggacatattcaagatgatatcacttggtgtatgcttttcgaaGATAATATAGTACTGATAGATGAAATGCATGAGGGAgtgaatgcaaagcttaacctttggtgtgaagtgttggaatctaaaagtCTTCGTCTAATGTCAAAGATAGAGTATAGGGATTGCAAGTTCAGTGAAAATGGGGGTCCAGATGAGATAGGGTGAGGATTGAaaatcaggaagtaccaaagagtgaACACTTTTGTATcttggatctatcttgcaaaataaTGGAGAATTAAATGGAGATCTCAActatagaatacaagttggatagatgaagtggaagagtgtagtgtgtgtgttgtgcgatcgtcgtatgccactaaagctgAAGAGAAAAtgttataggacggcaatatgGTCAACAATGCTTTATGGCACGGAGTGTTGGGCTGTCAAAAAGCAACACGTGCAAAAAATGAGTAGtgaagatgagaatgcttcattAAATATGTGGGCACACAAGGAATGATATGAGAAAGAACGAAtatatctgaggtaaagtagCAATGGCCGccattgaagataagatgagagaaaatcaatgTATGAAAAGGCAGAGGCGTTCCATGGATAGCCCTGCCTAGGCATGAGGCGTGAGGCTTTGCCTCACGAGACCTAAATAACTTAATATATAttgcatatataattatatatagtataatacTTTGGAATAAAGCCAAGTTTAGCTATTATAGGCAATTCAAAAGGAAATAAAGGCTAAGTGGAGCTATTATTGGgaattaaaatgaaataaagattCAGTGGAGCAATTATTATAGGGAATTTAAAGGAAATAATGGCCGAGTGAGTAGTTATAGGAAATTTCAAGAGAAATAAATCTTGGCTAATCAAAATGCTAGGTGGCAGAATCTAAATGGGctattaataaaaaacaaaaacataaaaaagagtTAGAGTTAGACTTTGCCACTAGGATTTGGAGAGAGaaactttctttcttctttcttgaaACTAGAACGACACATAGAGGAATGGTAGAAACAGAGGAACGGTAGAAATAGACCTGGAATTGGAAGGAAAAAAACGCCCAATTGAACGCCTGGGCGTGCCTCAGCCGCCTAGGTCCTCCAACACTGCCTTACGCCTAccttcacaaaacaaaggcgAAAACCCAGCAGCCCCGCCTCCAAGGGCGCCTAGGTGTGCCCCAAGGCTAGTTTTATAGAACACTGGAAAATCGTTTaaagtggtttggacatgtgaaccgaAGATAAAAGAAACTTTAAGAAACTTTAAGAAAAGATATGTTGTACTTGTAGCTAACGGAAGATGACTATGAGACGGAGCATCAAGGCAAAAAGGGtggaggaagacctaggaagacttggaaagacACTTTAAAAAAAGATATGTTGTACTTGGAGCTAACGGAAGACTTGTCGCAAAACCGAGCGCagtggcattctaggattcatacagccgatcccacttagtgggataaggatatgacttggttgttgttgttgtacttaTGCTGCATTACATTCCATTTAATATGAAATCATTGATGTTAAGTTCTGCAGATACTTTGCTGTGCCATACCCGTTGCCCAAATTGGATATGGTTGCAATACCTGATTTTTCTTTCGCCGGCATGGAGAATTATGGTTTAGTTACATACCGAGAAATGGCTTTGCTTTTTGATGAACAACATTCTGCAGCTGCCAACAAGCAAAGGGTAAAATGCGCATCCTGAATGTCACTGCTTTCAGAATTATCTTGGTTAATATGGTAGGGAGGTATAGTTTTAGCACTCAATGATACGTTTAATCACTTTATTTGGTTTTGGTAATAGGTTACGATTACCGTGGCACATGAATTGGCACACCAGTGGTTTGGCAATCTTGTAACAAAGGAATGGTGGACGCATTTATGGCTGAATGAGGGATTTGCAACATGGGTATCACTTCATATCATTGTTATACTTGTTAGTTTCCATGCTTTTGTACTTATAAATAAGTAGTTTAATGTCATTAGGTGAGCTATTTAGCTACTGATAGCTTATTCCCAGAGTGGAAAATATGGACTCAGTTTCTTAGTGAAGTCACTGCTGGTCTTAAGCTGGATGGGCTTGAAGAATCTCACCCCATTGAGGTACTTATTCGTGCACTTGGTCTTTCTTgggtttcattttaattttaatttcctaaaGTTTGCCGTTTCCTGGCATCGAATCTGGATCATCTGCACAGAAGGCTTTAAATAGTAATATTCACCACTATAGTTTTCAAGGCGTTATTATTGGAGAGTATTAGTGTATATAAGTCTCTCTGGTTTATTATGGTTTAATCTGTTCTTTTTGGCCAGGTGGAGATCAATcatgctgctgagattgatgaAATACTTGATGCGATAAGTTATAAAAAAGGTGCTACTGTTATTCGGATGCTACAAAGCTATCTAGGTGCTGAAGTCTTCCAGGTATGTCCTTTGATTTGTCAACTAGTGTGCTTGAAGGTTGAAGGAACTATCTTATTTTCTATGATATAAAAAAGTTAGAGAGTTAATTGCATGCTACTTTTTAATGCATCCAGAGGTCAATTGCTTCATATATCAAAAAGCATGCTTACTCAAATGCAAAGACAGAAGATTTGTGGGCTGCCCTTGAGGAGGGATCCGGTGAACCTGTAAACAAACTAATGAATTCATGGACACAGCAGAAGGGTTACCCGGTCATTTCTGTCAAAGTCAAAGATCAAAAGTTGGAGTTTAATCAGGTTTCCTTATGTTTGCTTCTTTCAAAGTTGTTTGGTTATCAAATGAAATTCTGAAAAATCCTCTCAAGCTCTAATGCACATAAAAGCTGTTAAGTCATTTGTTTAGGTTTTATTCCACGGTACAAGGAAACGAACAAAGATCTAATAGGAATAAGTaaattaatgtatggcagaCACAATTCTACTCAAGCGGTTCCCAAGGCGATGGGCAATGGATTGTGCCGATTACATTATCCTGTGGCTCGTATGATGCACGCAAGAATTTCCTACTACAAGCGAAGTCTGAAACTCTTGACATAAAGGAATTTCTGGGTTGCTCAGTAGGAAAGGCTGGATGTGGAGGCACAAGCAACAAAGACAATGCTTTATGCAGTTGGATAAAGGTCAATGTGGATCAGACTGGTTTTTACAGAGTGAAATATGAGGATGAACTTGCAGCTGCGCTTAGAAACGCTATCGAAGAGAAGCAATTGTCTGAAACTGACAGATTTGGTAATCATCATTTCGTACGCATGCTTGTTTATCTCTTTGATAGTGAAAGTTttcaccaattttttttcctttcacaGGCATTTTGGATGATTCCTTTGCCCTATCAATGGCTCGCAAGCAGTCTTTTGCTTCATTGCTTACCTTGTTGAGTGCATACAGAGAGGAACTTGAGTATATcgtgctgtcaaatttgattgCTGTAATGATCGCCCCTGCATTGTGTTTATGTTACTGCATTGATAACCTTGGTCTGATTCTGGTCCTCATGTTTCACAGATAAGTTATAATCTGGCAAGAATTGCAGCCGATGCTGTACCCGGACTACTGGATCACATTAAACAATTCTTTATTGGACTTTTCCAGTATTCTGCAGAGTAAGCTTGTTCTTTTCTTAACAACTCAAATGCCTACGTAGATAAACTATCAGGACACAAGATTTGCTTCtatctttttctttaattttgttcaaaGTTGATCATTTATGATAGAATTTCTTTACAGGAGGCTTGGTTGGCAGCCTAAACCGGGCGAAAGCCATTTAGATGCAATGTTGAGAGGAGAAATTTTGACTGCACTTGCTGTTTTTGGTCATGAACTGACGTTAGATGAAGCAAGTAGGCGTTTTCATGCCTTTATAGAAGACAGAAACACGCCCCTCCTTCCCCCAGACATTAGAAAGGTTGCTTTGACGTAAATCATTAATTACACATATGTAATTAAACTTTTAAGTTCATCGTTGATGTTAATTATGGACTATTGTTGCAGGCAGCATATGTGGCTGTAATGCAAAGAACAAGTGTATCTGACCGATCAGGCTATGAATCTCTTGTTAGAGTCTACAGAGAGAGTGATCTAAGCCAGGAGAAAACCCGCATTCTAGGTAAATATAAGTAATTAGTAAAATAATGCTGAACATATGAAGCTGTTAGATTGTAGCAGTAATCGATGTGTCTGTGCCTGTAGGTTGTTTAGCGTCTTGTCCCGATCCCAATATTACACTGGAAGTTCTCCAGTTTATATTGACTCCTGAGGtatttcagattttctttctCTGAATTGTAGGTTGAAGTTTTACTTATTAGTAATAATTTTGAGAATCTCAAAGCTTGATATACTGATTTTAATGCCCGGCTATGTAGGTTCGCAGTCAGGATGCTGTATTTGGACTCGCTGTTAGTAATGAAGGTCGGGAAACAGCATGGAAGTGGATGAAGGTAACTCTCACTAGTTTACGACATTTTACAAAATGTTTCCACGTTCAtggattttttctttctttttccacaTTTGCTGCTGTGATTCATTTTTCCATTTGGATTATCCGAAACCAGGATAACTGGGAGCACATCTCAAAGACCTGGGGGTCTGGATTACTAATTCCTCGCTTTGTCAATGAAATTGTTTCACCGGTtcgttctttctttctctagaAACTTTCGTTCTTATGCCTACGTAGATAAACTATCAGGACACAAGATTTGCTTCtatctttttctttaattttgttcaaaGTTGATCATTTATGATAGAATTTCTTTACAGGAGGCTTGGTTGGCAGCCTAAACCGGGCGAAAGCCATTTAGATGCAATGTTGAGAGGAGAAATTTTGACTGCACTTGCTGTTTTTGGTCATGACCTGACGTTAGATGAAGCAAGTAGGCGTTTTCATGCCTTCATAGAAGACAGAAACACGCCCCTCCTTCCCCCAGACATTAGAAAGGTTGCTTTGACGTAAATCATTAATTACACATATGTAATTAAACTTTTAAGTTCATCGTTGATGTTAATTATGGACTACCGTTGCAGGCGGCATATGTGGCTGTAATGCAAAGAACAAGCGTATCTGACCGATCAGGCTATGAATCTCTTGTTAGACTCTACAGAGAGAGTGATCTAAGCCAGGAGAAAACCCGCATTCTAGGTATATAAGTAATTAGTAAAATAATACTGAACGTATGAGGCTGTTAGATTGTAGCAGTAATTGATGTGTCTGTGCCTGTAGGTTCTTTAGCGTCTTGTCCCGATCCCAATATTACACTGGAAGTTCTCCAGTTTATATTGACTCCTGAGGTATTTCAGATTTTCTCTCTTAATTGGAGGTTGAAGTTTTACTTGCTAGTAATAGTTTTGAGAATCTTAAAGCTTGATGATATACTGACTTTAATGCCTGTCTACGTAGGTTCGCAGTCAGGATGCTGTATTTGGACTTGCTGTTAGTAATGAAGGTCGGGAAACAGCTTGGACGTGGATGAAGGTATCTCTCACTAGTTTACGACCACTTTCGTGGATTTTATCTTTCTTATCCCACTTTCGTTACTATGATTCATTTTTCCATTTGGATTATCCAAAACACAGAATAACTGGGAGCACATCTCAAAGACCTGGGGGTCTGGATATCTAATTACTTGCTTTGTCAGTGCAATTGTTTCACCGGTtcgttctttctttctctagaAACTTTCGTTCTTATGCTCGAGGTCTGTTGTTGTGCAACTTAGATTTCTAATACCTTGTTATTTCCTTCTACCTTTCTCTGCAGTTTGCTTCATTTGACAAGGTTAAGGAAGTAGACGAGTTCTTCAAAGCGCATCCCAACCCGAAGATAACTAGAACAGTGAAGCAGAGCATTGAGCGGGTGCAAATCAACGCCAAATGGGTTCAGAGTGTTCAGAGCGAGAGAAACCTTGCCGATGTCGCAACGGAGTTGGCATACCGGAAATACTAGGATTCCATGTTTGGCTGCTTGTGTTTTTTAACGAAGATGATGTCTGGGACTGGATTTCCAAACTTATGTAACTTGAACTTGCCAAAACAAAGAATAAAGAGACATAAATAATTGCACTAGTATTCTCTCATGAAAAATGCAACCATGCAAGGGAAGGTCTCCTCGTGGTTTTGGTAACATGCAAGGGAAGCGTTGAATGACCCCGTTGTAGGAAAATATAGTGAAATGCGGTTATAGAGATTTTCGTATTTCTGTCTCGTGATATTTCTCTTGTTTCAAATGAATAGGAAATAGTTCAAATGTAGGAATCCATGCATTCGGTCGTACTGAGAGACAATATATTGTGGGAATAGAGCTTAAATGATTTCGATATTTGTTGAAATTATTTGCTGGCTTTTATCGCGGCACGTTCTAATGGCAGACACACCAGAACCCAGCTGAAAATTTCTTTACAGTGAAGTCTTTGAATATAACCGGCCGCTTGCTTTCCTGTCCGCATGGGGATGGCACGCCGGCTCAGAAAGAGATCTAAACCCTAAAGATATGACAGTGACAGTAGATTTCAAAGATACTTGCATTGCTGGTACATTACCACCGTTCTGCAACTCTTTCGCTATTTCTGATATTATCAAGAACGAAAATTTTATTAAACGAAGAAATTCATCAACATAAAATTACGTAAAAACAGCTTTTAGACGAAGCTGGAAGATGTAAATTCATAGCACTCTCAAACTCTAACTGCAGCTAAAAGGCTACCAGCAGAATCACAAACCAAACTAGCACTCCCACTATAGCTTCTGCTACCAGCAAAACCCAACCCCTAATCCATCGTCTTCTTCTAATTTTTCTACTGAGAAGAAGTAATTTTGACCATGGACTGAGCATGAATTGTTGACAAATTAGACTGACAAAAGTTTTAGCCAAATCTGCTGCTTCTCCGGCTGCTCCTCATCATTTTCCCGCAACTTCTCTTCATTCTCCCGCAGCTGCTTCTCTCGCCTCAGGCAGCCGAATTCAACAAATCTgcacccattttcaccaaagaaaCCAGCCCATAATCCTTCATTCCTTCAAGCCCCTGAAAATCGGTACCAAAATCCCATTTTCGGTAACAAGGTTAACAAGAAAAATGGCATGTCCAACGTCAAAACTCAAGAGAACATTTTGGTTTCATAGTATATACCATCTTGGCGACACAAGATGCGATGGCAATGGCAGCTTTGGCTCTGACTCTAGGGTTGCCATGGGAAGCGTAAGCTCGGAGCTTCTGAAGCAGAGGAAGAGGGGTCAAGGACTGCACCATTGAGCTTAGTGCCCTGTCTGCTTCTTCACACACAAAACGTTTGTCTTGAGATGCCTTGAGCAGCAATTGCAGCAGCTGTGAACCCATTGAACAATCCAAGCCGTTCATTAGaacataaaaaaatgaaaatgaaattgttGTCAAACGATCCCTAAAtttaagaaaacaagaaaagttTGGGTACACACCAATTGGTCAAATGCATTAGAGGCTGCGGAGTCAAGTAAACCATCACCAAAGGCGATGAAGACGTCGGAAGAAGCCATAATCGAGGTCTTGATTAAGGCACTTCTCGGATTCTTCATTGCCTTCACCAGCACCACTACAACATTCTCTCTGTACAAACAAAAATGACGTCGTTTTAGTGGACTTGTTACAGCAGAGAATTGAATGTTGGAACTAAGAAGAAAAGCACTCACAGAGTAGGAGCCAGAAGAGCAGAGTGGTGGATTGCAAAATGCCTAACATTGTTCAGAGACTCACACACCTTCACCCAATCCTTTGATTCCAATCCCTCACTCAAGCTCtgaaatttcaaataaattacTTTAATACACAGGTGAAGGGAGTCGAATTCGCATGCCAGGGACATCCAATGAGATAGAGAATTACCTGGATCTTGAGATCTGCGTCCTGCATCCACAAGTATCTAGTCAAATGCAAGTACCTGTGGAACTTGAAAAATTATGAGAAGGGATACGTATGAGTTGCAAATAGAACACTTGCTGCACAAGATCCTTACatgaatgtttgttttgagAATTCAGAATCACCGAAATCGAAAATCTGCCAGAAGCACATCAAcaagaaaaatggaaaagaaaaaaagccaATATCTGCCAGAAAAAAATGCATATTTCACCCAGCCATTGTGCATATCATGCATGCACGTCATTCACCCAGCTTTTGTTTACCTTACTATGTACAAGTACAACACAGTAGAATCCAATATTTTAAAAGTTACAACCCGAACATTCAattcatcaaaacattttatcaAATGTGAATCAGAGGAATAACATGTTGGCATGCTCCCTAAAGTCATGACTCTTTTTGCAGATACATGTACAGAATTTCAGTAACTCCATTTGAAGTCATGAAGCTATTACCTCCACAGAGTGCCTTCAATCCTGTTAAGAAATTGATGGGACGAAGACCCTTCAGGAAAAAAAATCTCTTGTTGCCCAATATTTGCTCCATCAGCGTGAATGGATGAGAAGGCACCTTGTGTCAGTTGTGTGTCACCACTCATTGAGTACGACACATCTAAATCCCTCCAGTAAATTGCATGACACACGATTTTACCATGATCTTGATGCATGCTGAGACTTTGCAGTTTCTCGAAGAACAGCACCAACAATTCCTGCCTGCTCAAGGCATTCAGCCTTGTGCAAGGCATCCAACAGAACAACACATGTCTTGGAATGAATATTACAACCTTTCCGCCGAGTTTCCTCAAAAAGTGTATACGCGTCCATTGCCCTTTCTGCATTGCTCAACCCTTCTATCATAGCATTATAACAAGCAGAATCGGGAATGCCACCACTGGCCTTAAACTTCTCAAAAAGCCCACTAGCATCCCTTATGTTCCCAGCCCTTGTAAGTCCAGAGATCATGGTAGTGTAGGTGATTGTATTAGGGTTTAACCCTTGTTTCTTCATCTCTTGCCAGTATACAAAAGCCTTATTGAATTTTCTAACCCTACAAAGACCATTTATGAGAATGCTATACGTTACATGGTTGGGTGTACATTTCATATCTTTCATCGATTGAAAGCAGACAATTGCTTCATCAATTTCACCAGCTTTCACAAGTCCATCAAGCAAGCTATTATACGTGTAAACGTTAGGTGA includes:
- the LOC126632167 gene encoding aminopeptidase M1-like isoform X2, with the translated sequence MEQFKGQLRLPKFAVPKRYDVRLKPDLVACKFGGSVDIDLDIVADTKFIVLNAAELSINAGAVSFAHGGSSKVFKPSKAETFEDDGILVLEFGEMLPIGSGVLVIEFEGILNDKMKGFYRSTYEHNGEKKNMAVTQFEPVDARRCFPCWDEPACKATFKITLDGVPSELVALSNMPIQEEKLNGHLKTVSYVETPIMSTYLVAIVVGLFDYVEDHTSDGVKVRVYCQVGKADQGKFALHFAVKTLEWCTEYFAVPYPLPKLDMVAIPDFSFAGMENYGLVTYREMALLFDEQHSAAANKQRVTITVAHELAHQWFGNLVTKEWWTHLWLNEGFATWVSYLATDSLFPEWKIWTQFLSEVTAGLKLDGLEESHPIEVEINHAAEIDEILDAISYKKGATVIRMLQSYLGAEVFQRSIASYIKKHAYSNAKTEDLWAALEEGSGEPVNKLMNSWTQQKGYPVISVKVKDQKLEFNQTQFYSSGSQGDGQWIVPITLSCGSYDARKNFLLQAKSETLDIKEFLGCSVGKAGCGGTSNKDNALCSWIKVNVDQTGFYRVKYEDELAAALRNAIEEKQLSETDRFGILDDSFALSMARKQSFASLLTLLSAYREELEYIVLSNLIAISYNLARIAADAVPGLLDHIKQFFIGLFQYSAERLGWQPKPGESHLDAMLRGEILTALAVFGHELTLDEASRRFHAFIEDRNTPLLPPDIRKAAYVAVMQRTSVSDRSGYESLVRLYRESDLSQEKTRILGSLASCPDPNITLEVLQFILTPEVRSQDAVFGLAVSNEGRETAWTWMKNNWEHISKTWGSGYLITCFVSAIVSPFASFDKVKEVDEFFKAHPNPKITRTVKQSIERVQINAKWVQSVQSERNLADVATELAYRKY
- the LOC126632167 gene encoding aminopeptidase M1-like isoform X3, with protein sequence MEQFKGQLRLPKFAVPKRYDVRLKPDLVACKFGGSVDIDLDIVADTKFIVLNAAELSINAGAVSFAHGGSSKVFKPSKAETFEDDGILVLEFGEMLPIGSGVLVIEFEGILNDKMKGFYRSTYEHNGEKKNMAVTQFEPVDARRCFPCWDEPACKATFKITLDGVPSELVALSNMPIQEEKLNGHLKTVSYVETPIMSTYLVAIVVGLFDYVEDHTSDGVKVRVYCQVGKADQGKFALHFAVKTLEWCTEYFAVPYPLPKLDMVAIPDFSFAGMENYGLVTYREMALLFDEQHSAAANKQRVTITVAHELAHQWFGNLVTKEWWTHLWLNEGFATWVSYLATDSLFPEWKIWTQFLSEVTAGLKLDGLEESHPIEVEINHAAEIDEILDAISYKKGATVIRMLQSYLGAEVFQRSIASYIKKHAYSNAKTEDLWAALEEGSGEPVNKLMNSWTQQKGYPVISVKVKDQKLEFNQTQFYSSGSQGDGQWIVPITLSCGSYDARKNFLLQAKSETLDIKEFLGCSVGKAGCGGTSNKDNALCSWIKVNVDQTGFYRVKYEDELAAALRNAIEEKQLSETDRFGILDDSFALSMARKQSFASLLTLLSAYREELEYIVLSNLIAISYNLARIAADAVPGLLDHIKQFFIGLFQYSAERLGWQPKPGESHLDAMLRGEILTALAVFGHELTLDEASRRFHAFIEDRNTPLLPPDIRKAAYVAVMQRTSVSDRSGYESLVRVYRESDLSQEKTRILGCLASCPDPNITLEVLQFILTPEVRSQDAVFGLAVSNEGRETAWTWMKNNWEHISKTWGSGYLITCFVSAIVSPFASFDKVKEVDEFFKAHPNPKITRTVKQSIERVQINAKWVQSVQSERNLADVATELAYRKY
- the LOC126632167 gene encoding aminopeptidase M1-like isoform X4, translating into MEQFKGQLRLPKFAVPKRYDVRLKPDLVACKFGGSVDIDLDIVADTKFIVLNAAELSINAGAVSFAHGGSSKVFKPSKAETFEDDGILVLEFGEMLPIGSGVLVIEFEGILNDKMKGFYRSTYEHNGEKKNMAVTQFEPVDARRCFPCWDEPACKATFKITLDGVPSELVALSNMPIQEEKLNGHLKTVSYVETPIMSTYLVAIVVGLFDYVEDHTSDGVKVRVYCQVGKADQGKFALHFAVKTLEWCTEYFAVPYPLPKLDMVAIPDFSFAGMENYGLVTYREMALLFDEQHSAAANKQRVTITVAHELAHQWFGNLVTKEWWTHLWLNEGFATWVSYLATDSLFPEWKIWTQFLSEVTAGLKLDGLEESHPIEVEINHAAEIDEILDAISYKKGATVIRMLQSYLGAEVFQRSIASYIKKHAYSNAKTEDLWAALEEGSGEPVNKLMNSWTQQKGYPVISVKVKDQKLEFNQTQFYSSGSQGDGQWIVPITLSCGSYDARKNFLLQAKSETLDIKEFLGCSVGKAGCGGTSNKDNALCSWIKVNVDQTGFYRVKYEDELAAALRNAIEEKQLSETDRFGILDDSFALSMARKQSFASLLTLLSAYREELEYIVLSNLIAISYNLARIAADAVPGLLDHIKQFFIGLFQYSAERLGWQPKPGESHLDAMLRGEILTALAVFGHELTLDEASRRFHAFIEDRNTPLLPPDIRKAAYVAVMQRTSVSDRSGYESLVRVYRESDLSQEKTRILGCLASCPDPNITLEVLQFILTPEVRSQDAVFGLAVSNEGRETAWKWMKNNWEHISKTWGSGYLITCFVSAIVSPFASFDKVKEVDEFFKAHPNPKITRTVKQSIERVQINAKWVQSVQSERNLADVATELAYRKY
- the LOC126632167 gene encoding aminopeptidase M1-like isoform X1 — translated: MEQFKGQLRLPKFAVPKRYDVRLKPDLVACKFGGSVDIDLDIVADTKFIVLNAAELSINAGAVSFAHGGSSKVFKPSKAETFEDDGILVLEFGEMLPIGSGVLVIEFEGILNDKMKGFYRSTYEHNGEKKNMAVTQFEPVDARRCFPCWDEPACKATFKITLDGVPSELVALSNMPIQEEKLNGHLKTVSYVETPIMSTYLVAIVVGLFDYVEDHTSDGVKVRVYCQVGKADQGKFALHFAVKTLEWCTEYFAVPYPLPKLDMVAIPDFSFAGMENYGLVTYREMALLFDEQHSAAANKQRVTITVAHELAHQWFGNLVTKEWWTHLWLNEGFATWVSYLATDSLFPEWKIWTQFLSEVTAGLKLDGLEESHPIEVEINHAAEIDEILDAISYKKGATVIRMLQSYLGAEVFQRSIASYIKKHAYSNAKTEDLWAALEEGSGEPVNKLMNSWTQQKGYPVISVKVKDQKLEFNQTQFYSSGSQGDGQWIVPITLSCGSYDARKNFLLQAKSETLDIKEFLGCSVGKAGCGGTSNKDNALCSWIKVNVDQTGFYRVKYEDELAAALRNAIEEKQLSETDRFGILDDSFALSMARKQSFASLLTLLSAYREELEYIVLSNLIAISYNLARIAADAVPGLLDHIKQFFIGLFQYSAERLGWQPKPGESHLDAMLRGEILTALAVFGHELTLDEASRRFHAFIEDRNTPLLPPDIRKAAYVAVMQRTSVSDRSGYESLVRVYRESDLSQEKTRILGCLASCPDPNITLEVLQFILTPEVRSQDAVFGLAVSNEGRETAWKWMKDNWEHISKTWGSGLLIPRFVNEIVSPFASFDKVKEVDEFFKAHPNPKITRTVKQSIERVQINAKWVQSVQSERNLADVATELAYRKY